A single genomic interval of Oryzias latipes chromosome 3, ASM223467v1 harbors:
- the LOC105357793 gene encoding calcium homeostasis modulator protein 6, whose translation MESRQQWLARLKNELSNSPLVSNVAFGFILMGLEKLVELEFECPCRPAWNGAFSSAFFIIPAVMAFTLMLIIQGCRCAVWCRKTISLSSFVPAVVWLILLFLDGQYFACAMTDWEGRYVLVDKAAPQKWCEPVKEGDVTAQELMVRSQQLFVFSQVIGIVLLICICVGLLVYLIRESCQQQVEMQDAEVANLTGIRMSSLQNRTS comes from the exons ATGGAAAGTAGACAACAATGGCTTGCCAGGCTGAAAAATGAACTTAGCAACAGTCCTCTGGTGTCAAATGTGGCTTTTGGCTTCATCCTCATGGGACTAGAGAAGCTGGTGGAGCTGGAGTTTGAGTGTCCTTGCAGACCTGCGTGGAACGGAGCTTTTTCATCCGCATTCTTCATCATTCCTGCCGTCATGGCCTTCACCTTGATGCTGATCATTCAGGGATGCAGGTGTGCTGTCTGGTGCAGAAAGACCATTTCCCTCTCCAGCTTTGTTCCGGCAGTCGTGTGGCTCATCCTGCTGTTCCTGGACGGTCAATACTTTGCGTGTGCTATGACAGACTGGGAGGGCAGATATGTGCTTGTTGACAAGGCAGCTCCACAGAAGTGGTGCGAGCCAGTTAAAGAGGGGGATGTCACCGCTCAGGAGCTCATGGTCCGCTCCCAGCAGCTGTTTGTCTTTTCTCAG GTTATAGGCATAGTCCTCCTCATTTGCATCTGCGTGGGTCTTCTAGTGTACCTCATCAGAGAGAGCTGCCAGCAACAGGTGGAGATGCAGGATGCAGAAGTAGCCAACCTCACTGGGATCAGAATGAGCTCTCTACAGAACAGAACATCATGA